From one Acidobacteriota bacterium genomic stretch:
- a CDS encoding OsmC family protein → MDRYASAVWHGTLKEGKGTISTQSGTLKETQYSFAARFAEGVGTNPEELIAAAHAGCYTMALSAQLTEAGFKPESIETRAVVTLDLHDKPTITKIHLTNTSKVPGIDKAKFDELAGNAKVGCPVSKVLKGAEITLDATLA, encoded by the coding sequence ATGGATCGCTACGCAAGCGCCGTATGGCACGGCACATTGAAAGAGGGTAAGGGAACGATCAGCACCCAGAGCGGCACGCTCAAGGAGACGCAGTACAGCTTCGCCGCCCGTTTTGCCGAGGGCGTGGGCACCAATCCCGAGGAGTTGATCGCCGCCGCGCACGCCGGCTGCTACACGATGGCGCTGAGCGCGCAGTTGACCGAAGCGGGCTTCAAGCCGGAGAGTATTGAGACCAGGGCCGTCGTCACGCTCGACCTGCACGATAAGCCGACGATCACGAAGATTCACCTCACGAACACGTCGAAGGTGCCGGGCATCGACAAGGCGAAGTTTGACGAGCTGGCGGGCAACGCCAAGGTCGGCTGTCCGGTGTCGAAGGTGCTGAAGGGCGCCGAGATTACACTGGACGCAACGCTGGCTTAA
- a CDS encoding cation transporter, with protein MHMVAGPNRRMQNVLKLSMGLTAAYVLATFLFGLKAHSLALISEAGHNLSDLLAIVLSYVAVYFQSRPANDEKTFGYQRAGVLAAFVNAATLVVLSVWIAITAIHRLSVPVEVEPELMMEVAAAGVIMNGTVAALLWKFSGDVNIRSVFLHMLGDTLSTAAVIVGGAAILATHRSWVDPVLSLLIAAMILWSSVGIIRETLNILLEGTPRGIKLPAVREAMAGVEGVLDVHDLHVWSLGASSHALASHITVCEMPASECARILNAINTRLHDSFHITHTTIQFETTGCETTHGCSSPPEAEEVGAHGHHHHGHDHSH; from the coding sequence ATGCACATGGTCGCCGGACCAAACCGCCGTATGCAGAACGTCCTGAAGCTCTCCATGGGGCTTACTGCGGCCTATGTGCTGGCGACGTTTCTCTTCGGCCTCAAGGCCCACTCGCTCGCGCTGATCTCCGAGGCCGGCCACAACCTCTCCGACCTGCTGGCCATTGTGCTCTCCTACGTCGCCGTCTACTTCCAGTCGCGTCCCGCGAACGACGAGAAGACCTTCGGCTACCAGCGCGCGGGCGTGCTCGCCGCCTTCGTCAACGCGGCCACGCTGGTCGTGCTCTCCGTGTGGATCGCCATCACCGCCATCCATCGCCTGAGCGTGCCGGTCGAGGTGGAGCCCGAGCTGATGATGGAGGTCGCCGCCGCCGGCGTCATCATGAACGGCACCGTCGCCGCGCTGCTCTGGAAGTTTTCGGGCGACGTCAACATTCGCAGCGTCTTTCTGCACATGCTTGGCGACACGCTCTCGACCGCCGCGGTCATCGTGGGCGGCGCCGCCATCCTCGCCACGCACCGAAGCTGGGTCGACCCCGTGCTCTCGCTGCTGATCGCCGCCATGATCCTGTGGAGTTCGGTCGGCATCATTCGCGAGACGCTCAACATCCTGCTGGAAGGGACGCCGCGAGGCATCAAGCTGCCCGCCGTCCGCGAGGCGATGGCGGGCGTCGAAGGCGTACTCGACGTCCACGACCTCCACGTCTGGAGTCTCGGCGCAAGCTCGCATGCGCTGGCCAGCCACATCACGGTCTGCGAGATGCCTGCGTCGGAGTGCGCGCGCATCCTCAACGCCATCAACACGCGGCTTCATGACAGCTTCCACATCACCCACACCACCATCCAATTCGAGACGACCGGTTGCGAGACCACGCACGGCTGCAGCTCACCCCCCGAAGCGGAAGAGGTCGGCGCGCACGGCCACCACCATCACGGCCACGACCACTCGCACTGA
- a CDS encoding DUF3592 domain-containing protein translates to MLSSLPEMLSPALRSPRNTLAIAATAAAVGGIAWYLLRKPRPSIEDMERARREELAAKGRITDGSITETAEGHLHHSAETEDSHSTPQVIVYNYRIAGVSYEAAQDVTTLSDLVRDIRTDLPVQVRYEPHNPANSIVVAENWSGLRLSADTPRPILGIDRHLQESRDHATHAD, encoded by the coding sequence GTGCTCTCTTCTCTGCCAGAGATGCTCTCTCCCGCACTGCGCTCCCCGCGCAATACGCTGGCGATTGCCGCCACAGCGGCAGCAGTTGGAGGCATCGCCTGGTACCTGCTCCGCAAGCCGCGCCCCTCCATCGAAGACATGGAACGCGCCCGCCGCGAAGAGCTGGCCGCCAAAGGGCGCATCACCGACGGCAGCATCACCGAGACAGCCGAAGGCCACCTGCACCACTCCGCCGAGACCGAGGACAGCCACTCCACGCCGCAGGTGATCGTCTACAACTACCGCATCGCCGGAGTCAGCTACGAGGCCGCGCAGGACGTCACCACGTTGTCGGACCTCGTTCGCGACATACGCACCGACCTGCCCGTGCAGGTGCGCTACGAGCCGCACAACCCCGCCAACAGCATCGTTGTAGCAGAAAATTGGAGCGGCCTGCGCCTGAGCGCGGACACCCCCCGGCCCATCCTCGGCATCGACCGCCATCTGCAGGAGAGCCGCGACCACGCCACCCACGCGGACTGA
- the hslV gene encoding ATP-dependent protease subunit HslV, with product MGEGRRVRSTTVVCVRRGDSVVMAADGQVSLGATVMKHSAKKIRRLYQDKVLAGFAGSTADAFSLFSRFETKLEQYAGNLGRAAVELAKDWRTDKMLRQLEALLIVADAKSTLMLSGTGDVIDPDEGICAIGSGGSFALAAGRALMENTELSAREVAEKSMKIAGEICIYTNDKVLIEELKTS from the coding sequence CTGGGGGAGGGACGCCGTGTCCGCTCGACGACGGTGGTTTGTGTCCGGCGAGGCGACTCGGTGGTGATGGCGGCGGATGGACAGGTGTCGCTGGGTGCGACGGTGATGAAGCATTCGGCGAAGAAGATTCGCCGGCTGTACCAGGACAAGGTGCTGGCAGGCTTTGCGGGGTCAACGGCGGACGCCTTCTCGCTGTTCTCGCGCTTTGAGACGAAGCTGGAGCAGTACGCCGGAAATCTGGGCCGCGCGGCGGTGGAGCTCGCCAAGGACTGGCGCACCGACAAGATGCTGCGCCAGTTGGAGGCGCTGCTGATTGTGGCCGATGCCAAGTCGACGCTGATGCTGTCGGGAACCGGCGACGTGATCGACCCGGACGAGGGCATCTGCGCGATCGGAAGTGGAGGCAGCTTCGCGCTGGCCGCCGGACGTGCGCTGATGGAGAACACCGAGCTAAGCGCGCGCGAGGTCGCGGAGAAGTCGATGAAGATCGCGGGTGAGATTTGTATCTATACCAATGACAAGGTGCTCATTGAGGAGCTGAAGACGTCGTGA
- a CDS encoding PadR family transcriptional regulator, with protein MTTDRSEVLQGTLDLMILKTLHALGPQHGFGIARRIEQLSEDVLTLNEGTVYTSLLRLQQKSWITSVWGISENNRRARFYSITKRGLKQLAVEMENWERISSVIGRVLALEAKG; from the coding sequence ATGACCACCGACAGATCGGAAGTGTTACAGGGGACTTTGGACCTGATGATCCTGAAGACCCTGCACGCCCTAGGCCCGCAGCATGGCTTCGGTATCGCGCGTAGGATCGAGCAGCTCAGTGAAGATGTGCTCACCTTGAACGAAGGAACCGTCTACACATCGCTGCTCCGTCTCCAGCAGAAGAGCTGGATCACCAGTGTATGGGGCATATCGGAGAACAACCGTCGCGCGCGGTTTTACAGCATCACCAAACGCGGCCTGAAACAGCTTGCGGTTGAGATGGAGAACTGGGAGCGGATCTCCTCTGTAATCGGCCGTGTGCTGGCTCTTGAAGCTAAGGGTTAA
- a CDS encoding GH92 family glycosyl hydrolase, with the protein MKKRRALNVSACLATLAITASALAAPPKGNIDEVNSYIGTGSGPIGYGGTMPFVTPPFGMINWTAQTRQNKLSVVSYKYEDTNIQGFMGTHQPAIWMGDYGYITLVPQVGQPATTPEARQMAFKHSDEIARPDYYSVWMTAKDGSRIRAEITATERCSYMRFTFPNGKAGRVLAEMSRPGVPGMVNLNIAKHEFTGYNPDRTDRNLGPFVLPNFKGYFVVEFRSAWKNATTYGMENYGAKVARGAYAEFAPGETVEVRVGTSFLSVDQARENLRKEIPAWDFDTVRNKLTAAWNNKLDRVHIEGATNDQRKMVYTALYHALLYPRVFSEYGRYYSAFDDKIHNGESYTAYSIWDTFRAESSMIALMAPERVPGMITALLQNFKEGGWMPKWPNPSYTNIMIGTHADSLVAEAINKGFTGFDRKTAWEAVYKDAMTPPDGDTTRRWLDREPHTPYEARGGLTYYKQLGYIPTDKTDEASSRTIEDSYDDWCVAQVAKALGREKDYEFFLHRSLNYKNLYNPALGLMNGRTSDGKWAPIGGPRDTPGNRSVSGWTEGDAWVYTWGAFHDIAGTLELMGSADKYNAKLDQHFAGKHNVHSNEPSHHYGYLYDYSGQPWKTQAKVREIANAEYANQPAGLDGDDDCGQMSSWYLFTAMGFYPVNPASGDYMIGSPMFSKFAMKLGNGKTFTVNAKNAGAANPGVPGEPARWGGNIYIQSATLNGKPLNEPVIRYKDIMQGATLEFVMGPQPSKWASAWRGKPVGAK; encoded by the coding sequence ATGAAGAAACGACGCGCGCTGAACGTATCTGCCTGTCTTGCCACGCTTGCCATCACTGCATCCGCGCTGGCGGCTCCGCCCAAAGGCAACATCGACGAGGTGAACAGCTACATCGGCACCGGCTCCGGCCCGATCGGCTACGGCGGGACCATGCCCTTCGTCACGCCTCCCTTCGGCATGATCAACTGGACCGCGCAGACGAGGCAGAACAAGCTCAGCGTCGTCAGCTACAAGTACGAGGACACGAACATCCAGGGCTTTATGGGCACACACCAGCCCGCCATCTGGATGGGCGACTACGGCTACATCACGCTGGTTCCGCAGGTGGGACAACCTGCAACGACTCCTGAGGCGCGGCAGATGGCCTTCAAGCACTCCGACGAGATCGCGCGGCCCGACTACTACTCCGTGTGGATGACGGCGAAGGACGGCAGCCGCATCCGCGCCGAGATCACCGCGACCGAGCGCTGCTCGTACATGCGCTTCACCTTCCCCAATGGCAAAGCAGGGCGCGTGCTGGCGGAGATGTCGCGGCCCGGTGTTCCTGGCATGGTGAACCTCAACATTGCAAAGCATGAGTTCACCGGCTACAACCCCGACCGCACCGACCGCAACCTTGGGCCGTTCGTCCTGCCGAACTTCAAAGGCTACTTCGTTGTGGAGTTCCGCAGCGCATGGAAGAACGCCACGACCTACGGTATGGAAAACTATGGCGCGAAGGTCGCGCGCGGAGCCTACGCCGAGTTCGCCCCCGGCGAGACGGTCGAGGTGCGCGTCGGGACCTCGTTCCTCTCCGTCGACCAGGCGCGCGAGAACCTGCGCAAGGAGATTCCCGCCTGGGACTTCGACACCGTGCGCAACAAGCTGACTGCCGCGTGGAACAACAAGCTCGACCGCGTCCACATCGAGGGCGCGACCAACGACCAGCGAAAGATGGTCTACACCGCGCTCTACCACGCGCTGCTCTACCCCCGCGTCTTCTCCGAGTACGGCCGCTACTACTCGGCCTTCGACGACAAGATACATAACGGAGAGTCCTACACCGCCTACTCCATCTGGGACACCTTCCGCGCCGAGAGCAGCATGATCGCGCTGATGGCCCCGGAGCGCGTGCCTGGCATGATCACGGCGCTGTTGCAGAACTTCAAAGAAGGCGGATGGATGCCGAAGTGGCCCAACCCCTCTTACACCAACATCATGATCGGCACACATGCCGACTCGCTGGTCGCCGAGGCCATCAACAAGGGCTTCACCGGCTTCGACCGCAAGACCGCGTGGGAGGCCGTCTACAAGGACGCGATGACGCCGCCCGACGGCGACACCACGCGCCGCTGGCTCGACCGCGAGCCGCACACGCCCTATGAGGCGCGCGGCGGCCTGACCTACTACAAGCAGCTCGGCTACATCCCCACCGACAAGACCGACGAGGCCTCCTCGCGCACCATCGAAGACAGCTACGACGACTGGTGCGTGGCGCAGGTCGCCAAAGCGCTTGGCCGCGAGAAGGACTACGAGTTCTTCCTCCATCGGTCGCTCAACTACAAGAACCTCTACAACCCCGCGCTGGGGCTGATGAACGGCCGCACGTCCGACGGCAAGTGGGCGCCGATCGGAGGTCCGCGCGATACGCCCGGCAACCGCTCCGTCTCCGGCTGGACCGAGGGCGATGCGTGGGTGTACACCTGGGGCGCGTTCCACGACATCGCCGGAACGCTCGAGCTGATGGGCAGCGCGGACAAGTATAACGCGAAGCTCGACCAGCACTTCGCGGGCAAGCACAACGTTCACTCCAACGAGCCCAGCCACCACTACGGCTACCTGTACGACTACAGCGGCCAGCCATGGAAGACGCAGGCGAAGGTGCGCGAGATCGCCAACGCGGAGTACGCCAACCAGCCCGCCGGTCTCGACGGCGACGACGACTGTGGCCAGATGTCGTCGTGGTACCTCTTTACGGCGATGGGCTTCTACCCCGTGAATCCCGCGAGCGGCGACTACATGATCGGCAGCCCTATGTTCTCGAAGTTCGCCATGAAGCTGGGCAACGGCAAGACCTTCACGGTGAATGCAAAGAACGCCGGCGCGGCGAACCCCGGGGTCCCCGGCGAGCCCGCTCGCTGGGGTGGGAATATCTACATCCAGTCGGCAACGCTGAACGGCAAGCCGCTCAACGAACCCGTGATCCGCTACAAAGACATCATGCAGGGCGCAACGCTGGAGTTCGTGATGGGCCCGCAGCCGTCGAAGTGGGCAAGCGCATGGCGCGGGAAGCCAGTGGGAGCGAAGTAA
- the hslU gene encoding ATP-dependent protease ATPase subunit HslU: protein MAIYLPGTAEDQALALDEMTPREIVAELDKYVVGQQAAKRAVAIALRNRMRRQKLAPELADEIMPKNIIMIGATGVGKTEIARRLAKLTNSPFLKVEASKFTEVGYVGRDVESIVRDLVEIAIDMVREEKMEEVEDKAEMAAEDRLLDLLLPPTPAATVAAAATEVPGTNVIQLPAVTPENGSVPVEDKPGEREQRTREKLRQQFREGKLDERMVDLEVRDRNMPSFEIITNQGTEEMDINLKDMIPGLFGQRTKKRKMKVAEAFDYLVQEEENRLIDMDQVTRLAVERVEDSGMVFLDEIDKIAGREGGHGPDVSREGVQRDILPIVEGTTVNTKYGMVSTDHILFIAAGAFHVSKPSDLIPELQGRFPIRVELQSLTVEDFVRILTEPKSSLVKQSTALLETEGLKLEFTKEAIAEMAQFAFKVNETTENIGARRLHTILERVLDEISFQAPDLMKASRTEPTEEGVVAQIAASAPLTGGPTQASPLPVIERETNGVKEKVIVVDPEYVRQQVASIVKDQDLSRYIL from the coding sequence ATGGCAATCTATCTACCCGGAACCGCAGAAGACCAGGCGCTTGCGCTCGATGAGATGACTCCGCGCGAGATCGTCGCTGAGCTGGACAAGTACGTCGTCGGCCAGCAGGCCGCCAAGCGCGCCGTGGCGATTGCGCTGCGCAACCGCATGCGCCGGCAGAAGCTTGCGCCGGAGCTGGCGGACGAGATCATGCCGAAGAACATCATCATGATCGGCGCGACCGGCGTGGGTAAGACGGAGATCGCGCGGCGGCTGGCGAAGCTGACGAACTCGCCGTTTCTTAAGGTGGAGGCATCGAAGTTCACCGAGGTCGGCTACGTTGGCCGCGATGTGGAGTCGATCGTGCGCGACCTGGTGGAGATCGCCATCGACATGGTGCGCGAAGAAAAGATGGAGGAGGTGGAAGACAAGGCCGAGATGGCCGCCGAAGACCGCCTGCTCGACCTGCTGCTTCCTCCCACGCCAGCGGCGACGGTGGCAGCGGCTGCGACCGAGGTTCCGGGGACGAACGTGATTCAGCTTCCGGCGGTGACTCCTGAAAACGGCTCTGTGCCCGTTGAAGACAAGCCCGGCGAGCGCGAGCAGCGCACACGCGAGAAGCTGCGGCAGCAGTTCCGCGAGGGCAAGCTGGATGAGCGCATGGTGGATCTGGAAGTGCGCGATCGCAACATGCCGAGCTTCGAGATCATCACCAACCAGGGCACCGAGGAGATGGACATCAACCTCAAGGACATGATCCCCGGGTTGTTTGGTCAGCGCACAAAGAAGCGCAAGATGAAGGTCGCCGAGGCGTTCGACTACCTGGTGCAGGAGGAGGAGAACCGCCTGATCGACATGGACCAGGTGACGCGGCTCGCGGTGGAGCGCGTCGAGGACTCGGGCATGGTCTTTCTCGACGAGATCGACAAGATCGCCGGACGCGAGGGTGGGCATGGGCCTGATGTCTCGCGTGAGGGCGTGCAGCGCGACATTCTTCCCATCGTCGAAGGCACGACGGTGAACACGAAGTATGGCATGGTCTCGACCGACCACATTCTGTTCATCGCTGCGGGTGCGTTTCATGTATCGAAGCCGAGCGACCTGATCCCCGAGTTGCAAGGGCGTTTCCCGATCCGCGTCGAGTTGCAATCGCTCACCGTCGAGGACTTCGTGCGCATCCTGACGGAGCCGAAGTCATCGCTGGTGAAGCAGTCGACGGCGCTGCTGGAGACAGAAGGGCTGAAGCTCGAGTTCACGAAAGAAGCCATCGCGGAGATGGCGCAGTTTGCCTTCAAGGTGAACGAGACGACAGAGAACATCGGCGCGCGCCGTCTGCACACGATTCTTGAGCGCGTGCTCGACGAGATCAGCTTCCAGGCTCCCGACCTGATGAAGGCTTCGCGGACGGAGCCGACGGAGGAGGGAGTCGTGGCGCAGATTGCGGCCTCGGCTCCTCTGACGGGAGGGCCGACGCAGGCCTCGCCTCTGCCGGTGATCGAGCGCGAGACGAACGGCGTGAAGGAGAAGGTGATCGTCGTCGACCCGGAGTACGTGCGCCAGCAGGTGGCCTCGATCGTGAAGGACCAGGACCTGAGCCGGTACATTTTGTAG
- a CDS encoding ABC transporter permease produces the protein MTDRIRIFLSRLKALFAQSADDTAFSEEVEAHIGMLAEQYERQGMDTAEAKRAARRQFGNLTLLTQQRKEARTTMFFYNVARDLRYGVRQLVKTPVFTVVCVLTLGLGVGANTAVFSVMHAVLMKMLPVHDASKVVYVHTTGFPTGAHNTGDEATSFSYAAYRELREHSGLAEVIGFIPMSSSGKAPVRVGTVPEEAAGDMVSGNYFTGLGVGVELGRGLIEKDEDDHAPNVVISEKFWTTHYSRDPDAIGKALFIKAHPFTIIGVAAKGFEGTEGSLPLDFWIPLQSDPEFNAWGNPAEDGTYLTIPQFWCMRLMARIPAGVSREQALAKAQGIFQQAAYLGIAQKRAGEKIPQLSFLPAKQFDSQDDSFARSLKTLMAMVGLVLLIAMCNVVMLLMARNANRQREFSIRLALGAGRREIARQLLTESLLLVTLGGAAAWIFALGATKALGAWARIDSNLQPDTTVLWFTLSILLLLALVFGLAPLRAAMSSGPDMALRSSAAASQTTSQKVRTGNIVIVTQVAMCVVLLVGAALLLGTLRNLMNIPLGQKPAGVLVFGVHPQHVKSKEESIAFFVGLQQRLRSIPGVESVSFASNRPGSGWSNNNGGLLVDGHKPNGVEPEQAQYRENIVGSDYFRTMGVPIVQGRDFSDGDSASATTVIIVNETFAKKYLGTTNVVGHVLTNTRGLRPKLIVGVVKDHKYTGITEETRPMRWVLFTQGGLENELNVEMRVKGNPMEMLPTVRKFMQQIDPDIPLLDPMAQSEVFEQSISQQIMFARLAGCFGILAIVLIATGLYGTLSYRVNRRGAEIGVRMALGAQRAQIVWMILRGSLLLTATGVAIGIPLAMAASRGLKSSLYGVKPLDLTSYLFAIIGVAIVALAASGLPARRAGSVDPSVALRAE, from the coding sequence CTGACGGACCGCATACGCATCTTTCTGTCGAGACTCAAAGCGTTGTTTGCGCAGTCGGCGGACGACACTGCGTTCAGCGAAGAGGTTGAAGCGCACATCGGGATGCTGGCCGAGCAGTACGAGCGTCAGGGAATGGATACGGCCGAGGCAAAGCGTGCGGCACGGCGGCAGTTCGGAAATCTGACACTGCTCACACAGCAGAGGAAGGAAGCGAGGACGACCATGTTCTTTTACAACGTTGCGCGTGATCTGAGATATGGTGTGCGTCAACTGGTGAAGACACCTGTGTTCACCGTTGTATGTGTCCTTACACTGGGCCTTGGCGTGGGGGCGAACACGGCTGTGTTCAGCGTGATGCATGCGGTGCTGATGAAGATGCTGCCTGTGCATGACGCATCGAAGGTCGTCTACGTGCACACCACAGGCTTTCCCACGGGTGCGCACAATACCGGCGACGAGGCTACCTCGTTTTCTTACGCCGCATATCGCGAACTGCGCGAGCACAGCGGCCTCGCGGAGGTCATCGGCTTCATCCCGATGTCTTCCAGCGGAAAGGCGCCTGTGCGGGTTGGAACTGTTCCCGAAGAAGCAGCGGGAGACATGGTCAGCGGGAACTACTTCACCGGGTTAGGCGTTGGTGTAGAGCTGGGTCGCGGCCTCATCGAAAAGGATGAAGATGATCATGCCCCAAATGTCGTCATCAGCGAGAAGTTCTGGACGACGCACTATTCCCGCGATCCGGACGCGATCGGAAAGGCGCTCTTTATCAAGGCGCACCCCTTCACGATCATTGGCGTTGCAGCAAAAGGGTTCGAAGGAACCGAAGGTAGTCTTCCACTGGACTTCTGGATTCCGCTACAAAGCGATCCTGAATTCAATGCCTGGGGAAATCCAGCGGAGGACGGGACATATCTGACGATCCCTCAGTTCTGGTGCATGCGTCTGATGGCCCGGATACCGGCTGGGGTAAGCCGCGAGCAGGCATTGGCCAAGGCGCAGGGGATCTTCCAGCAGGCTGCCTATCTCGGGATCGCACAAAAGCGCGCAGGAGAGAAGATTCCGCAACTTTCGTTTCTCCCGGCAAAGCAGTTCGACAGTCAGGATGACTCTTTCGCGCGTTCCTTGAAGACGTTGATGGCGATGGTTGGTCTGGTGCTGTTGATCGCGATGTGTAACGTCGTCATGCTGCTGATGGCGCGTAACGCCAACCGGCAAAGAGAGTTCAGCATCCGCCTGGCACTGGGCGCAGGGCGCAGGGAGATCGCAAGACAGCTGCTGACCGAGAGCCTTCTGCTGGTAACGCTTGGTGGAGCGGCAGCGTGGATCTTCGCCTTGGGCGCAACGAAGGCTCTTGGCGCATGGGCGCGAATCGACTCGAACCTTCAGCCAGACACGACGGTTCTCTGGTTCACGCTGAGCATACTTCTGCTACTGGCTCTCGTCTTCGGCCTGGCTCCGCTGCGGGCAGCCATGTCTTCTGGGCCGGACATGGCGTTGCGCAGCTCGGCGGCTGCATCGCAAACGACGTCGCAAAAGGTACGCACCGGAAACATTGTCATCGTCACACAGGTCGCGATGTGTGTCGTGTTGCTGGTAGGAGCCGCATTGCTGCTGGGAACTCTACGCAATCTGATGAACATTCCTCTCGGCCAGAAACCAGCTGGCGTTCTCGTGTTCGGTGTTCATCCGCAACATGTGAAATCGAAGGAAGAGAGCATCGCATTCTTCGTCGGGTTGCAGCAGCGGCTGCGCTCGATACCTGGAGTCGAATCCGTCTCCTTCGCCTCCAATCGACCGGGGTCGGGATGGTCGAACAATAACGGTGGCCTCCTGGTCGATGGACACAAACCGAATGGAGTTGAGCCCGAGCAGGCTCAGTATCGAGAAAACATCGTTGGTTCGGACTACTTCCGCACCATGGGAGTGCCCATTGTGCAGGGAAGAGACTTCTCCGATGGAGACTCTGCCTCAGCCACGACGGTCATCATCGTCAACGAGACATTTGCAAAGAAATATCTCGGCACAACGAATGTTGTCGGCCATGTCCTCACGAATACCAGGGGGCTTAGGCCAAAGCTGATCGTAGGTGTCGTGAAAGACCACAAATATACCGGCATCACGGAAGAGACGCGGCCCATGCGGTGGGTTCTTTTCACCCAGGGCGGCCTTGAAAATGAGCTCAACGTTGAGATGCGCGTCAAAGGCAACCCCATGGAGATGCTGCCTACAGTACGCAAGTTCATGCAGCAGATCGATCCGGATATACCGCTGCTCGATCCCATGGCGCAGAGCGAAGTCTTCGAGCAATCGATCTCGCAGCAGATCATGTTTGCGCGCCTCGCTGGATGCTTCGGCATCCTCGCCATTGTTCTCATCGCTACGGGACTCTACGGAACCCTGTCTTATCGTGTGAACAGGCGCGGTGCGGAGATTGGCGTGCGGATGGCGCTCGGTGCACAACGCGCGCAGATCGTGTGGATGATTCTGCGCGGAAGTCTGTTGCTGACGGCAACTGGTGTCGCCATTGGCATACCGCTTGCGATGGCCGCCTCCAGAGGCCTGAAGAGCTCTCTCTACGGAGTCAAACCGCTGGACCTCACCAGCTATCTCTTTGCCATTATCGGGGTCGCTATTGTTGCGCTGGCAGCAAGTGGTCTGCCTGCCAGACGCGCAGGCAGCGTCGATCCTTCCGTTGCTCTTCGCGCAGAGTAG